TGCTCTATCTTTTAATATACCTATCTTTCATTCCCTTATTTTGCTTGTGCAGTGTAAAAATTAATTTTGTGAGTATAATCAGGGCAGGATCAGATATTGTCTGTATATGTTTATGCTGGAAATTAGCATTGTCAAAAAATCAAAGATTACTAAACTAGTCGTCCATGGAAATGAAGGATATAAAACTATGGCGTAtatgtatttttgtatataaaaatGTATGTACTACTAAGAAGGTATATATTTTAAAAGATATGTAGGACGGAAGTGGAGAAATGGATACTTCTAGCTCAAGTTTGCCAGGGTCAGAATTTTTATCTGGATTGCTTTTTCCTCTATGAGAAAACTTGTCCCCTGAATCAGCTCTAGCTTAGTTCTGAAAGACCCGTGAACTAATTTGTGTCAGAAAATGGAAGTATGATTTATGGATGGTCCCTTAAAGCAGAAATCTTGCAAGGCCAATTTTTTGTCCCGTTTTCTTCACATCTTCTTGAACTTGTTTTCTGAATTCTCCGAAGGTAAATTTTTTGTAGAGAGAAGGCTCCTTACAACTTCCTATCATGGAATCATAAGAAGGGCATAGAAAGTAAGCAATTGAATATCTCTCCATTTTTGCATTAGCCATCACTTTGTGTTCGACACTCTTATATTCATTATTGCTCCAAGCCTGCATTAAAAACATTAATTTTCAGTAATAGGCTAATATTCACGGTTGAATAACCGAAAAATGCTAAATGCACCAAATTTGTGgcagatttttggtgttttcggAGTGAATTTACCTGGAAAAGATCTCCAATGTTAACAATTAAAGCTTCTCGGTGCGGTTTTACTGCAACCCATTTGGAATCCTTCATCAACTGTAACCCCCCAACTTGATCTTGATACAGAATGGTGAGAAAGTCACTGTCAGTATGAGGGATTAAACCAACCATTTCAGGTGATATTTCACACTTTGGATAGCGATTCAAGCGAAGGAAGCAGGTGTTATCATTGCAAATTTTGTCGAAAACTGACTGAGGGTGACCTAGATTCTCGGCTAGAACTCCAGCAAGTAATCGAGCTAGTTTCGCCATTGCTGCTGCAAAGTTTTCCATTACGTCCCTGCACGATAAAGTAAGTCAGTTACTATGCACGTTACAAATTTGATATTTACACATCATACACCAGGTGTGGGAAATCTATGTTCCCGCATCAGGTGAAAAAATAGGAAATATGCATTGTTTCAAAATATGTTACCTTAGAGAAGTGTACTCTCCGTAGCAATCTTTTTCTGAAATCTTTGTCAGAGGCACATGAAAAGCTTCAGACCATGAGAACTGCTTAGAAGAGGTAGCTGTCGGATTTCCCCACCTATATGAATCATTTAGAAGTCCACAACTAGCTTTTTTCTCAAATGGCATCTGAAAAACCTTCATTTGTTCTCGTCTC
This genomic stretch from Papaver somniferum cultivar HN1 chromosome 5, ASM357369v1, whole genome shotgun sequence harbors:
- the LOC113282561 gene encoding gibberellin 2-beta-dioxygenase 6-like: MIHKRLTSDPPLQDQLGALVHDSSSEVHAKKCDYVRECELPLIDLGGLMSGDQRKKRKCVEDIAKASAEWGFFQVVNHGISQELLEEMRREQMKVFQMPFEKKASCGLLNDSYRWGNPTATSSKQFSWSEAFHVPLTKISEKDCYGEYTSLRDVMENFAAAMAKLARLLAGVLAENLGHPQSVFDKICNDNTCFLRLNRYPKCEISPEMVGLIPHTDSDFLTILYQDQVGGLQLMKDSKWVAVKPHREALIVNIGDLFQAWSNNEYKSVEHKVMANAKMERYSIAYFLCPSYDSMIGSCKEPSLYKKFTFGEFRKQVQEDVKKTGQKIGLARFLL